The Victivallis lenta DNA segment TCGGCGCTGAAATTCACCGCCACGCTGCGGGTCAGCACCGGCGCTTTTTCTGCTTCGGCGGTCAGGTATTCGAGCGTTACGTCGGCGAGCGGCTTCGAGCTTCCGTCCGGCTGCGGCGGCAGATCGAGCTGCAGGATCAGCACTTTGTCGTGCCCGGCGTAGATCTGGTTGAAGTCGAGCTCGATGCTCTGGCCGTCGATTCTGCACCGGCAGCCGAGAATGCCGCGCGGCCGGACGCCGGGCGGACAGTCGATGCGGACCTTTACCCGGCGGGCCGCGACCGACAGCGCGCTGCCGAGCTCTCTGGCGAGAATCGGAACGAGGTCGGAGCTTCGGGCGACGAAGTAGAAGTTGCCGTCCGAATTCTGGGCGAGCGAGGTCATCAGGTCCTCGTTGTAGTCGCTGCCGATGCCGACGGTGCTGACCGTGATACCCTCTTTGACCAGCGCGCTGCCGAGCTTGCCGAGTTCGGCGGGAGAGGAGGGGCCGACATTGGCCTGGCCGTCCGACAGGAGGATGAGCCGCCGCACGCCGCGCGGATCGTTCCCGGCCTTGCGGAGTTCGTCCGCGGCGAGCGACACACCGGAAAACAGCGCGGTGCCGCCTCCGGCCGGAATCGAGCCGATGACCGCCGCAAGCTCCCGCTTCGCACTTTCGGTAACCCGGGTCGCCGGGATCAGCACTCGGGCGGAGTGGTTGTAGATGACCAGCGAAAAGAAGTCGTTTTCGCCGAGCTGCTCCAGCGCGTTCTGCGCCGCCTGCCGGGCGTGGACGATCTTTCCGCCGCTCATCGAGCCGGAACAGTCGAAGGCGACCGCGAGGTTGACGGTCTTGACCAGTCGCGGCTGCCGCGCCGGCGCCGGTGCCGAAATCGCGATGCGGACCATCGCTTCCTGCGCGTTTCCGGCCGGGAGAATGGAGTTTTCGGCTTCGACCGTCAGGGTGACGCCGCCGGGAGCCGGGGCGGGCACAGATGGCTCCGCCGCATTGCACGCCGCGCAGGCGAGCAGGCAGGCGGAAGCGAAGCGGAACAGGGCGAACACTCGTTTCATCAGATCCTCTCTTTCTTTTTAAGGTAATCTCCCGGCGGGTGATTTGCAAACCGCCGGGAACGTCTCCGCGCTGTTTATTATAGCGCTTTGTTCCCGGATATTGTCAAAAGAATGAAAAAGGAATGTAAAACGATTGTCAAAGTTCCCGGGCAAGAAGATCGAAAAACGGTTCGCGCGCGTACTGTTCGCGCCAGGGAGTATGGCCGCACCTCGGCAGCAGGCGGAACGAAAACGAAACGCCCGCTTCCCGCAGCGGCTCCGCGACTCCTTCCGACGGATGCGGGTCAGCCTCTCCATGAATGACCGTCACCGGAATCCGCAGCGCCGAAAAACGCCGGAGCAGTTCGCCGCTTTCCCGCAGTGCGGCGGCCTCGGCCCAGACGCGCGCATACATCCGGCCGTCGCAGTGAGAAGGCGGTTCGGGGCAGGGGGGATCGGCCGGCGCGTAAACGTCGGAGGCGGTGCAGAGCGCGCCGAATTCAGCGAGCAGCGCATCGCGGTCGATCGCATCCGGCGAGTCGAGTTCGGCGAGCAGCGCTTGAAAGCGTTCGCGCCGCCTGCCGTCGAGCCGGGCGAGACGGCGTTCTCCGATCTGCGGCACATAGCGGCTGTGCAGGGGGCCGCTGCTGACCAGGATGAGTTTCGATACGCGCTCCGGATGCTCCGCCGCGAACAGCGCCGCGAGCCAGGCGCCCCACGAGTGGCCGATGAGTGCGACCGGCGCGGCGGCTTCGGCCGCAAGCTGCTTTTCAAGCTCCGCCTCGAGCTCCGGGATCGTTTCTTTCGACTGAAACGGCTCAAGTACGCCGCAGGAGGCGGAGACGGCGAGTCCTTCGGCCAGTCCGCCGGCGGAGCCGACCGCACCCGGACCGCCGTGAATTGCCGCCGCCCGGAAGGGCGCTTTTCCATATCGACGTGTCATGGTTCAATATAAGCCCGTTGCGGTTCCGGTGCAAGCCGCGTCCCTTGTTTTTCCGGCGCGGCCGGAGTATATTGATGGAAAACAGGAGGGAATGCACGATGTATGAACTGATTCGCGCCGGAGAACGCAGCTGGTATATCGATTGTCCGGCGAAGATCGGCATCTGCCTGCTGGACGGGGCGGACGTCTGCCTGATCGACAGCGGCAACGACAGGGACGCCGGCAAACGGGCGCTCCGGATTCTGGAAGGAGAAGGGTGGCGTCTGCGGGCGGTCGTCAACACCCATTCGCACGCGGACCATATCGGCGGGAACCGGTTTCTGCAGGAACGCACCGGCTGCCGCGTCTTTGCTCCCCGGATCGAGGGGGCGTTCACGCGCGACCCGCTCCTCGAGCCGTCGTTCCTGTACGGAGGCTGTCCGCCCGCGGAGCTGCGGAACAAATTCCTGCTGGCGCAGCCGAGCGACGTTTCGACATTCGGCGACCCGGCATTCCCGTGGGAGCTCGAGCCTGTTCCGCTGCCCGGCCATTCGTTCGACATGACCGGATTCCGCACGCCGGACGGCACGGTGTTTCTGGCTGACTGCGTCTCGAGCGGCGCGGTACTCGCCAAGTACCGGATTCCGTTCATTTACGATTTCGACGCATGGTTCCGCACCCTCGATGCGGTGGAGGCGATGGAGTCGCCCTGTTTCGTGCCGTCCCATGCTCCGGCCGGGCCGGACATCCGGCCGCTTGTCGCGGAGAACCGGCGCGCCGTCACGGAGCTGCTCGATACGATCCTCGCGCGGCTGGACTCCCCGGCGTCGTTCGAAGAACTGCTGATGCGGCTGTACGACGGTTTCGGCCTGCGGCTCGATTTCAACCAGTATGTCCTGGCCGGCGGCACGCTGCGTTCGGCGCTGTCGTGTCTGGCCGGCGCCGGACGGGTCAGGGCTGCTTTTGACGGGAACCGTCTGCTCTGGCGGGCTGCCGGAGACTGATCCGCAGCATGTTCCAGCTTGCCGGGAGCAGCACGGCCTTCAACGTGCCGTTCTCCAGCGCGGCGCCCTGCTGCGCGACCGGGGCGACCTCTTCCCGTTCCGCCGAATTGACCGCCTTCAGGTCGCTGTGATGCAGCGTCTGCTGCTCGATGACCGAAACGGCGTCGAAATCCCCGAGCCGGACTTCGAGCTCCATCGGTTCGGCCAGATTTCGATTGGCGGCGAAGATCACGACCTCGCTGCGTTCCGTATTGTGGACGAAAGAGGCGTGGAGGTACGGGATTCCCCGGTGCAGGACCGGGGGCGCATCGGCGTCCGTCCTGAACTCCGCATCGTAGCACGGACCCTCCACGACGCTTTGGAGCGCGATGCCGC contains these protein-coding regions:
- a CDS encoding vWA domain-containing protein; protein product: MKRVFALFRFASACLLACAACNAAEPSVPAPAPGGVTLTVEAENSILPAGNAQEAMVRIAISAPAPARQPRLVKTVNLAVAFDCSGSMSGGKIVHARQAAQNALEQLGENDFFSLVIYNHSARVLIPATRVTESAKRELAAVIGSIPAGGGTALFSGVSLAADELRKAGNDPRGVRRLILLSDGQANVGPSSPAELGKLGSALVKEGITVSTVGIGSDYNEDLMTSLAQNSDGNFYFVARSSDLVPILARELGSALSVAARRVKVRIDCPPGVRPRGILGCRCRIDGQSIELDFNQIYAGHDKVLILQLDLPPQPDGSSKPLADVTLEYLTAEAEKAPVLTRSVAVNFSADSSASARSLNKAVSADVALQQSAAIREEAINQSDCGNILFASEKLRQAQLLLERNAALTGSEEVRETAKRLADESDRLAQAETAPATYNETRKEIKGRSYQIRNSQPVRQ
- a CDS encoding alpha/beta hydrolase; this encodes MTRRYGKAPFRAAAIHGGPGAVGSAGGLAEGLAVSASCGVLEPFQSKETIPELEAELEKQLAAEAAAPVALIGHSWGAWLAALFAAEHPERVSKLILVSSGPLHSRYVPQIGERRLARLDGRRRERFQALLAELDSPDAIDRDALLAEFGALCTASDVYAPADPPCPEPPSHCDGRMYARVWAEAAALRESGELLRRFSALRIPVTVIHGEADPHPSEGVAEPLREAGVSFSFRLLPRCGHTPWREQYAREPFFDLLAREL
- a CDS encoding MBL fold metallo-hydrolase; amino-acid sequence: MYELIRAGERSWYIDCPAKIGICLLDGADVCLIDSGNDRDAGKRALRILEGEGWRLRAVVNTHSHADHIGGNRFLQERTGCRVFAPRIEGAFTRDPLLEPSFLYGGCPPAELRNKFLLAQPSDVSTFGDPAFPWELEPVPLPGHSFDMTGFRTPDGTVFLADCVSSGAVLAKYRIPFIYDFDAWFRTLDAVEAMESPCFVPSHAPAGPDIRPLVAENRRAVTELLDTILARLDSPASFEELLMRLYDGFGLRLDFNQYVLAGGTLRSALSCLAGAGRVRAAFDGNRLLWRAAGD